The following coding sequences are from one Novosphingobium sp. Gsoil 351 window:
- the rplS gene encoding 50S ribosomal protein L19 — translation MNLIQTLEAEAIEEFKGRKDIPEFRAGDTVRVGVRVVEGERTRVQAFEGVCIARSNRGLGSNFTVRKMSFGEGVERVFPLYSPNIDSIVVVRRGVVRRAKLYYLRGRTGKRARIAERKVIKTTTAAAE, via the coding sequence ATGAACCTGATTCAGACCCTCGAGGCCGAGGCCATCGAGGAATTCAAGGGCCGGAAGGACATTCCGGAATTCCGCGCGGGAGACACCGTCCGCGTCGGCGTGCGCGTCGTCGAGGGCGAGCGCACCCGCGTCCAGGCGTTCGAGGGTGTGTGCATCGCGCGTTCGAACCGTGGGCTCGGTTCGAACTTCACCGTGCGCAAGATGTCGTTCGGCGAGGGTGTGGAACGCGTATTCCCGCTGTACTCACCCAACATCGACAGCATCGTCGTGGTCCGCCGCGGCGTGGTCCGTCGCGCCAAGCTCTATTACCTGCGCGGCCGCACCGGCAAGCGCGCGCGTATTGCAGAGCGCAAAGTCATTAAGACTACGACGGCGGCCGCGGAATGA
- a CDS encoding aspartate-semialdehyde dehydrogenase, which translates to MGYRVVVVGATGNVGREMLNVLAEREFPADEIAAVASARSQGTEVEYGETGRRFKCQNIANFDFTGWDIALFAAGSGPAKEYAPKAAAAGCVVIDNSSYYRMDPDVPLIVPEVNPDAIDGYTARNIIANPNCSTAQMVVALKPLHDAATITRVVVSTYQSVSGAGKPGMDELFEQSRAIFVGDQVSINKFTKQIAFNVIPHIDVFLDDGSTKEEWKMVVETKKILDPKIKVVATCVRVPVFVGHSEAINLEFANEIGAEQAQDILREAPGVMLIDKREDGGYVTPIECVGDGATYVSRVREDSTVENGLVLWCVSDNLRKGAALNAVQIAELLGRRHLKKG; encoded by the coding sequence ATGGGTTACCGGGTGGTGGTTGTCGGCGCGACGGGGAACGTCGGCCGTGAAATGCTCAACGTCCTGGCGGAACGCGAGTTTCCCGCCGACGAGATCGCCGCTGTCGCCAGCGCGCGCTCGCAGGGCACAGAGGTCGAGTACGGCGAGACCGGGCGGCGCTTCAAGTGCCAGAACATCGCCAACTTCGACTTCACCGGCTGGGACATCGCGTTGTTCGCGGCGGGCTCGGGTCCGGCCAAGGAATACGCGCCCAAGGCCGCGGCGGCGGGCTGCGTGGTGATCGACAACTCGTCGTATTACCGCATGGATCCCGACGTGCCGCTGATCGTGCCCGAGGTGAACCCTGATGCGATCGACGGCTATACCGCGCGCAATATCATCGCCAACCCCAACTGCTCGACCGCGCAGATGGTCGTCGCGCTCAAGCCGTTGCACGACGCCGCGACGATCACGCGCGTGGTGGTCAGCACGTATCAATCGGTCTCGGGCGCGGGCAAGCCGGGGATGGACGAGCTGTTCGAGCAGAGCCGCGCCATTTTCGTGGGCGACCAGGTCTCCATCAACAAGTTCACCAAGCAGATCGCCTTCAACGTGATCCCACACATCGACGTCTTCCTCGACGACGGCTCGACCAAGGAAGAGTGGAAAATGGTGGTCGAGACCAAGAAGATCCTCGATCCCAAGATCAAGGTCGTGGCGACGTGCGTGCGCGTGCCCGTCTTCGTCGGCCATTCGGAGGCGATCAACCTCGAGTTCGCCAACGAGATCGGCGCCGAGCAGGCGCAGGACATTCTGCGCGAGGCGCCCGGCGTGATGCTGATCGACAAGCGCGAGGACGGCGGATACGTGACCCCGATCGAATGCGTCGGTGATGGCGCGACTTACGTCAGCCGCGTCCGCGAGGACTCGACGGTCGAGAACGGCCTCGTGCTGTGGTGCGTTTCGGACAACTTGCGCAAGGGAGCGGCACTAAACGCCGTCCAGATCGCTGAACTCCTCGGAAGGCGTCACCTCAAAAAGGGCTGA
- a CDS encoding DUF2945 domain-containing protein has product MPKSLSKGDAVSWKSHGGTAHGKVVKKITAPMEIKGHHVAASKDNPEYLVETEDGKRAAHKAGALTKGR; this is encoded by the coding sequence ATGCCCAAGTCGCTTTCCAAGGGCGATGCCGTCAGCTGGAAAAGCCACGGCGGAACCGCGCACGGGAAGGTCGTGAAAAAGATCACCGCGCCGATGGAGATCAAGGGCCACCACGTCGCCGCGAGCAAGGACAATCCCGAATATCTGGTCGAAACCGAGGACGGCAAACGCGCGGCGCACAAAGCGGGCGCGCTGACCAAAGGGCGCTGA
- a CDS encoding GFA family protein yields the protein MSVQTGGCQCGKVRYRVETEKAQAYLCHCRMCQKATGGFAAAFVQVPAGALTWESKPDWYQSSPIARRPFCSHCGTPLGFHFADGKGNPDITFGSFDDPSEFTPEAHAGSESIHEAWLDTRALPRHHSATTESIAKRWKAAGREVPE from the coding sequence ATGAGCGTGCAGACCGGCGGGTGCCAGTGCGGCAAGGTGCGTTATCGCGTCGAAACCGAGAAGGCGCAGGCGTATCTCTGCCACTGCCGGATGTGCCAGAAGGCGACCGGCGGGTTCGCCGCCGCGTTCGTCCAGGTTCCCGCCGGTGCGTTGACTTGGGAGAGCAAACCCGACTGGTATCAAAGCTCGCCGATCGCGCGGCGGCCGTTCTGTTCGCACTGCGGCACCCCGCTCGGGTTCCACTTCGCCGATGGCAAGGGCAATCCCGACATCACCTTCGGCAGCTTCGACGATCCTTCCGAGTTCACGCCGGAGGCCCACGCGGGGTCGGAGAGCATCCACGAAGCCTGGCTCGATACGCGCGCTCTGCCGCGCCACCACTCCGCGACGACCGAAAGCATCGCCAAGCGCTGGAAGGCGGCCGGGCGCGAGGTTCCCGAGTGA
- a CDS encoding alpha/beta fold hydrolase gives MRGEFFEGFGGAKLALHRLGAGRPVILLHGLFSSAEMNWIRFGHAKRLAEAGFEALMPDLRAHGESAKPHDPASYPPDVLANDAAALVTYLGVTDYDLVGFSLGSRTSVRAVLAGLAPRRLVLGGMGLEGLAGWARRAAFFLDVIARFGSIRPGDPAYMAQQFMKSMKVDAEAARLLLGSMADTPPSALAAVTMPTLVLCGAQDDDNGDPDALAAALPDARRATVPGTHMGSVTQPEMASEIVSFLTT, from the coding sequence GTGAGGGGCGAGTTCTTTGAGGGTTTCGGCGGGGCCAAGCTGGCGCTGCATCGGTTGGGGGCGGGCCGCCCGGTCATACTGCTGCATGGCCTGTTCTCCAGCGCCGAGATGAACTGGATCAGGTTCGGCCATGCCAAGCGCCTCGCCGAGGCGGGGTTCGAGGCGCTGATGCCCGATCTGCGAGCCCACGGAGAGAGCGCCAAGCCGCATGATCCGGCGAGCTATCCGCCCGACGTCCTCGCCAACGATGCCGCCGCGCTGGTCACATACCTTGGCGTGACCGACTACGATCTCGTCGGCTTCTCGCTCGGCTCGCGGACAAGCGTGCGCGCGGTGCTGGCGGGACTCGCGCCGCGCCGTCTGGTGCTGGGCGGGATGGGACTCGAGGGTTTGGCCGGGTGGGCCAGGCGGGCCGCGTTCTTCCTCGACGTGATCGCCCGCTTCGGCTCGATCCGCCCCGGCGACCCGGCCTACATGGCGCAGCAGTTCATGAAATCGATGAAGGTCGATGCCGAGGCGGCGCGGCTGTTGCTGGGGTCGATGGCCGACACCCCGCCCTCCGCGCTGGCCGCGGTGACCATGCCGACACTGGTTCTGTGCGGCGCGCAGGACGATGACAACGGCGATCCCGACGCGCTGGCCGCGGCGCTGCCCGATGCACGCCGCGCGACCGTTCCGGGCACGCACATGGGCTCGGTTACCCAGCCGGAGATGGCTAGCGAGATCGTTTCATTTCTAACCACTTGA
- a CDS encoding M2 family metallopeptidase codes for MKTIASALALAASLAASPALAEDMAPPATPAEVTQWVKSADAAYAEQTVAQGHADWVYQTYINDDSEFVSAQAGATTTKMQVANALAAARAAGVAGLDKDTQRQLTMFRTQITSPASTKPGAAEEVARRTASMQGVYGKGKGTLKGQPINGSDIEAAMGTNRNPDELKEMWASWHDNVGKPMKADYERTAALMNEGARELGFADAGALWRSNYDMDPDAFAALTDKIWGEVRPLYDQLHCYTRTKLNEKYGDAVQAKTGPIRADLLGNMWAQEWGNIYDIVAPPGAGDIGYDTGELLTAKGYDPIKMVKAGEGFYTSLGFPALPETFWQRSLFVKPADREVICHASAWDVDNKDDLRIKMCIKVNADDFTTIHHELGHNFYQRAYNQQPLRIYQEGANDGFHEAIGDTMALSITPEYLVQIGLLERSQVPPASKDTGLLLRQAMDKVAFLPFGLLIDKWRWGVFSGKIQPADYNTAWVDLKRQYQGIVPPVDRPADAFDPGAKYHIPANVPYTRYFLARVLQFQFFEAACKIAGWKGPLHRCSFYGNKAVGAKLNAMLAMGASKPWPDALQAFTGSREMSGKSMVRYFAPLTKWLQTQNKGRTCGW; via the coding sequence ATGAAAACCATTGCTTCCGCCCTTGCGCTCGCCGCCAGCCTTGCCGCCTCGCCCGCGCTGGCCGAGGATATGGCGCCGCCCGCCACCCCCGCCGAAGTCACGCAATGGGTGAAGTCGGCGGACGCGGCCTATGCCGAGCAAACCGTGGCCCAGGGCCACGCCGACTGGGTCTACCAGACCTATATCAACGACGACTCCGAGTTCGTCTCGGCGCAAGCCGGAGCCACGACGACCAAGATGCAGGTGGCCAACGCCTTGGCCGCGGCGCGTGCCGCCGGCGTGGCCGGGCTGGACAAGGACACCCAGCGCCAGCTCACCATGTTCCGCACGCAGATCACCTCGCCCGCATCGACCAAGCCGGGGGCGGCGGAGGAGGTCGCGCGGCGCACCGCATCGATGCAGGGCGTCTACGGCAAGGGCAAGGGCACGCTGAAGGGTCAGCCGATCAACGGCAGCGACATCGAGGCGGCGATGGGCACCAACCGCAACCCCGACGAGCTCAAGGAGATGTGGGCGAGCTGGCATGACAACGTGGGCAAGCCGATGAAGGCGGACTACGAGCGTACTGCGGCGCTGATGAACGAGGGCGCCAGGGAACTCGGCTTCGCCGACGCAGGCGCGTTGTGGCGGTCCAACTACGACATGGACCCCGACGCCTTCGCCGCGCTGACCGACAAGATCTGGGGTGAGGTCAGGCCGCTCTACGACCAGCTCCACTGCTACACCCGGACCAAGCTCAACGAGAAATACGGCGATGCGGTTCAGGCCAAGACCGGCCCGATCCGCGCCGATCTGCTCGGCAACATGTGGGCGCAGGAATGGGGCAACATCTACGACATCGTCGCTCCTCCGGGCGCGGGCGACATCGGCTACGACACCGGCGAGCTGCTGACCGCCAAGGGCTATGATCCGATCAAGATGGTCAAGGCGGGTGAGGGTTTCTACACCTCGCTCGGCTTCCCCGCGCTGCCCGAGACGTTCTGGCAGCGCTCGCTGTTCGTCAAGCCGGCCGACCGCGAGGTGATCTGCCACGCCAGCGCGTGGGACGTCGACAACAAGGACGACCTGCGGATCAAGATGTGCATCAAGGTCAACGCCGACGACTTCACCACGATCCACCATGAGCTGGGCCACAACTTCTACCAGCGCGCCTACAACCAGCAGCCGCTGCGGATCTATCAGGAGGGCGCCAACGACGGCTTCCACGAGGCGATCGGGGATACGATGGCGCTGTCGATCACGCCCGAATACCTCGTCCAGATTGGCCTGCTCGAACGCAGCCAGGTTCCGCCGGCGAGCAAGGACACCGGGTTGCTGCTGCGCCAGGCGATGGACAAGGTCGCGTTTCTGCCGTTCGGGTTGCTGATCGATAAGTGGCGTTGGGGGGTGTTCTCGGGCAAGATCCAGCCCGCCGACTACAACACTGCGTGGGTCGATCTAAAGCGGCAGTACCAGGGCATCGTCCCGCCGGTCGACCGCCCGGCCGATGCGTTCGATCCGGGAGCGAAGTATCACATCCCGGCCAATGTGCCCTACACGCGCTATTTCCTCGCCCGCGTGCTCCAGTTCCAGTTCTTCGAGGCGGCGTGCAAGATCGCCGGGTGGAAAGGGCCGCTCCACCGCTGCTCGTTCTATGGCAACAAGGCGGTCGGCGCGAAGCTCAACGCGATGCTCGCGATGGGCGCGTCGAAGCCGTGGCCCGATGCGCTGCAGGCCTTCACCGGCAGCCGCGAGATGAGCGGCAAGTCCATGGTCCGCTATTTCGCCCCGTTGACGAAGTGGCTGCAAACGCAGAACAAGGGCAGGACGTGCGGCTGGTAG
- a CDS encoding YbjN domain-containing protein, with translation MGLAAPAMAATVAAQKPESLAEALKSAGYDVTTGVDDTGDPVLDLVMNGFKARLLFLDCDEARHDQCGSVQFFSAFDAEGAGMSLEDANLFARRYRYGAVSVTANGDPRLRWDIETGDGIPREVFLASAARFATTVQAMAATLFPKVAAGQQPRS, from the coding sequence ATGGGGCTCGCCGCCCCGGCCATGGCCGCCACGGTTGCGGCGCAGAAGCCCGAATCGCTAGCCGAGGCGCTCAAATCCGCAGGTTACGACGTGACCACCGGCGTCGACGACACCGGCGATCCGGTGCTCGACCTCGTGATGAACGGGTTCAAGGCGCGGCTGCTGTTCCTCGATTGCGACGAGGCGCGGCACGACCAGTGCGGCTCGGTCCAGTTCTTCTCCGCGTTCGATGCCGAGGGCGCGGGGATGAGCCTGGAGGACGCCAACCTGTTCGCACGGCGATATCGCTACGGCGCGGTGAGTGTCACCGCCAACGGCGATCCCCGCCTGCGCTGGGATATCGAGACCGGCGACGGCATCCCGCGCGAGGTGTTCCTGGCCAGCGCGGCGCGCTTCGCCACGACCGTCCAGGCGATGGCGGCGACGCTGTTTCCAAAGGTTGCGGCGGGGCAACAGCCCCGAAGTTGA
- a CDS encoding type II toxin-antitoxin system VapB family antitoxin, with protein sequence MNLNIKSAETHRLAVQLAKETGDSITGAVTKAIRAELRKREDKQAKLARIEKILEYTSKALRGGPGSADIDALLYDEAGLPK encoded by the coding sequence ATGAACCTCAATATCAAGAGCGCCGAAACGCACCGTCTTGCCGTTCAACTCGCCAAGGAGACGGGCGACAGCATCACCGGGGCGGTCACCAAGGCGATCCGGGCCGAGCTTCGCAAGCGCGAAGACAAGCAAGCCAAGCTTGCAAGGATCGAGAAAATTCTCGAGTACACTTCCAAGGCGCTGCGTGGCGGGCCGGGCTCCGCCGATATCGACGCGCTGCTCTATGATGAGGCGGGGCTGCCCAAGTGA
- a CDS encoding type II toxin-antitoxin system VapC family toxin, whose amino-acid sequence MIVDSSALIAMLNKEAGYQRLARALVDSEALPQIASGNFLETAIVADGRRDPVLSRRFDDLLDQFDIEIVSFTPELAEIARQAYRDFGKGSGHPAKLNFGDCMAYALARSEGKPLLYVGNDFTHTDIEAA is encoded by the coding sequence GTGATCGTCGATTCATCGGCGCTTATCGCGATGTTGAACAAAGAGGCGGGCTACCAGCGATTGGCGAGAGCTTTGGTTGATTCCGAGGCGCTGCCCCAGATTGCTAGCGGCAATTTTCTAGAGACGGCGATCGTGGCCGACGGCCGACGCGATCCAGTACTAAGCCGACGATTCGACGATCTTCTCGACCAGTTCGATATCGAGATTGTCTCCTTCACCCCCGAGCTCGCCGAAATCGCACGGCAAGCCTATCGTGATTTCGGCAAGGGCAGCGGGCATCCGGCAAAGCTCAACTTCGGCGACTGCATGGCCTATGCTCTGGCACGAAGCGAGGGAAAGCCATTGCTCTACGTCGGCAACGATTTCACCCACACCGACATCGAAGCGGCGTGA
- a CDS encoding cupin-like domain-containing protein — protein sequence MSEAAIFPPDARAAFAALYPTRAGKLAHGLAGHPLLTLDALAALAEALPAGSAEWNPGTLPIGVDPGDVPRATLGVGETIRGIDTSASWVVLKRIEQVPAYAALLRAALAELEAVATPRTGAMHQLEGFVFVSSPGSVTPFHFDPEHNILLQLRGTKTLTVFPGGDERLLSAEAQEAFHLGQHHRNLPWNDAFAALGEAVHLAPGEAVHVPVKAPHWVRNGPAPSISLSITWRSEWSYAEADARAFNRVLRGMGMRPRRPGAFPAANRGKALAWRAMRRLGVGG from the coding sequence TTGAGCGAGGCAGCCATCTTTCCGCCCGACGCGCGCGCTGCGTTCGCCGCGCTCTATCCGACGCGGGCGGGCAAGCTGGCGCATGGGCTGGCCGGTCATCCGCTGTTGACGCTGGACGCGCTGGCCGCACTGGCCGAGGCGTTGCCCGCCGGCAGCGCCGAGTGGAACCCCGGCACGCTGCCGATCGGGGTCGATCCGGGGGACGTGCCGCGGGCCACGCTGGGCGTGGGCGAGACGATCCGCGGGATCGACACCAGCGCCTCGTGGGTGGTGCTCAAGCGGATCGAGCAGGTTCCCGCCTATGCCGCGCTGCTGCGCGCGGCGCTGGCCGAGCTGGAGGCCGTCGCTACCCCGCGCACCGGGGCGATGCACCAGCTCGAGGGGTTCGTGTTCGTCAGCTCACCCGGATCGGTCACCCCGTTCCACTTCGATCCCGAGCACAACATCCTGCTCCAGTTGCGGGGAACCAAGACGTTGACGGTGTTCCCCGGCGGCGACGAGCGCCTGCTTTCAGCCGAGGCGCAAGAGGCGTTCCACCTTGGCCAGCACCATCGCAACCTGCCGTGGAACGACGCCTTCGCCGCGCTGGGCGAGGCGGTGCACCTGGCCCCGGGCGAAGCGGTCCATGTTCCGGTCAAGGCGCCCCATTGGGTCCGGAACGGACCCGCACCCTCGATTTCGCTGTCGATCACCTGGCGGTCGGAATGGAGCTATGCCGAGGCCGATGCGCGAGCATTCAACCGGGTCTTGCGCGGCATGGGCATGCGCCCGCGGCGACCGGGAGCGTTTCCGGCAGCCAACCGCGGCAAGGCGCTGGCGTGGCGCGCGATGCGGCGGCTGGGGGTTGGGGGTTAG
- the rpsF gene encoding 30S ribosomal protein S6, which translates to MPLYEHVFLARQDLSQAQVDALAQTATEIVEAGKGKVTKTETWGLRSLAYKIAKNRKAHFVLLNIDAPAGVVAELERQTAISEDVIRFMTVRVDELEGGPSVMMRKQDRERTRRREREGE; encoded by the coding sequence ATGCCGCTGTACGAACACGTATTCCTGGCCCGCCAGGACCTCAGCCAGGCGCAGGTCGATGCGCTGGCCCAAACCGCCACCGAGATCGTCGAAGCCGGCAAGGGCAAGGTCACCAAGACCGAGACCTGGGGCCTGCGCTCGCTGGCCTACAAGATCGCCAAGAACCGCAAGGCGCACTTCGTGCTGCTCAACATCGACGCCCCCGCGGGCGTGGTGGCCGAGCTCGAGCGCCAGACCGCGATCAGCGAAGACGTCATCCGGTTCATGACCGTGCGCGTCGACGAGCTTGAGGGCGGACCCTCGGTGATGATGCGCAAGCAGGATCGCGAGCGCACCCGCCGCCGCGAACGCGAGGGAGAATAA
- the rpsR gene encoding 30S ribosomal protein S18, with protein sequence MARPFFRRRKSCPFSGKNAPKIDYKDVRLLQGFMSERGKIVPSRITAVSAKKQRELSQAIKRARQIGLLPYLVK encoded by the coding sequence ATGGCACGCCCGTTTTTCCGCCGCCGCAAGTCATGCCCGTTTTCGGGCAAGAACGCGCCCAAGATCGATTACAAGGACGTCCGTCTGCTCCAGGGCTTCATGTCCGAGCGCGGCAAGATCGTCCCCAGCCGCATCACCGCGGTCTCGGCCAAGAAGCAGCGCGAGCTGAGCCAGGCGATCAAGCGCGCCCGCCAGATCGGCCTGCTGCCGTACCTCGTGAAGTAA
- the rplI gene encoding 50S ribosomal protein L9 gives MDIILLERIEKLGGIGDVVSVKDGYARNFLLPNKKALRANESNKKVFEANRSKIEADNANRRGEAEKHAKDVEGKQVVLIRASSNSGQLYGSVSVRDIVDALNADGAKLAKSMVVLERPIKSIGLYDVRVALHPEVAVLVKVNVARSPDEAELQAQGVDVMAAMFEEASVPSGFTEAQDRSLEPGEIPADMFEEAPAEEGEEA, from the coding sequence ATGGACATCATCCTGCTCGAGCGGATCGAGAAGCTGGGCGGCATCGGCGACGTGGTCTCCGTCAAGGACGGCTACGCGCGCAACTTCCTGCTGCCCAACAAGAAGGCGCTGCGCGCCAACGAATCGAACAAGAAGGTCTTCGAGGCCAACCGCTCGAAGATCGAGGCTGACAACGCCAACCGTCGCGGCGAGGCCGAGAAGCATGCCAAGGACGTCGAGGGCAAGCAGGTCGTCCTGATCCGCGCCTCGTCGAACTCGGGCCAGCTCTATGGTTCGGTTTCGGTGCGCGACATCGTCGATGCGCTGAACGCCGATGGCGCCAAGCTGGCCAAGTCGATGGTCGTGCTCGAACGCCCGATCAAGTCGATCGGCCTCTACGACGTGCGCGTGGCGCTGCACCCCGAAGTCGCGGTGCTGGTCAAGGTCAACGTCGCGCGGTCGCCCGACGAGGCCGAATTGCAGGCCCAGGGCGTCGACGTAATGGCGGCGATGTTCGAGGAGGCCAGCGTGCCGTCGGGCTTCACCGAAGCACAGGACCGCAGCCTCGAGCCCGGCGAAATCCCCGCCGACATGTTCGAGGAGGCTCCGGCCGAGGAGGGCGAGGAAGCCTGA
- a CDS encoding helix-turn-helix domain-containing protein, whose amino-acid sequence MPIAAHFEPIPHSDDPRYAVRYTLRLEATGATADGETTRVTVHNVSAGGLLIETAAMLAIGEAITLDLPEAGGRRATVTWASGTYYGCQFDTPLSSAELSGAQLRSEAPVPRPALSALDDDFGHRLQRLRKQRGMTLAQIADRLGVSKPTVWAWEQGRSRPVGNRIDPLAEALGVARSELYPDVGDRSHLHDLLARARAEIATAAGSSPDKIRILIEL is encoded by the coding sequence ATGCCCATCGCCGCCCACTTCGAACCCATTCCCCACAGCGACGACCCGCGCTACGCGGTGCGCTACACCCTCCGCCTCGAAGCTACCGGCGCCACCGCCGACGGCGAGACGACGCGAGTTACCGTGCATAACGTCTCGGCCGGCGGCCTGCTGATCGAGACCGCGGCGATGCTCGCGATCGGCGAGGCCATCACCCTCGATCTGCCGGAAGCCGGGGGTCGCCGCGCCACGGTCACCTGGGCGAGCGGGACATACTATGGTTGCCAGTTCGATACCCCGCTGAGCTCGGCGGAACTCAGCGGCGCGCAGTTGCGCAGCGAAGCCCCGGTTCCGCGCCCCGCGCTGTCCGCGCTCGATGACGATTTCGGCCACCGCCTGCAGCGCTTGCGCAAACAGCGTGGGATGACGCTGGCCCAGATCGCCGACCGGCTGGGGGTGAGCAAGCCGACGGTGTGGGCGTGGGAGCAGGGCCGCAGCCGCCCGGTCGGAAACCGTATCGACCCGCTCGCCGAAGCGCTGGGGGTGGCCCGATCCGAACTCTATCCAGACGTCGGCGACCGGTCGCACCTCCACGACCTGCTCGCCCGCGCCCGCGCCGAAATCGCCACTGCCGCCGGGTCGAGCCCCGACAAGATTCGTATCCTGATCGAACTGTGA
- a CDS encoding sensor domain-containing diguanylate cyclase, whose protein sequence is MGVHFTPEERSTLYRLWSDSTDDIILKTDCSGNILSASPGLERVPFAGINGLFGRHILDLVHPSRAAAVMAEHESAVAGRQDGNWVEFPARTTDRQERWFEIQSRCLIDDSGKVNGAVSLMRSIQERRVFEERLFVAAMTDHLTGLTNRSAFVSMLEHLVEARTGGSMAMFDIDHFRAINMRYGHAVGDKLLVAFAELVRTFAGNDDIISRIGGESFGILFPGTSMDHAETICSGIVSALAESSGASGVDCLPITVSAGLTMIGSSLDATIKAGELALTVAKAKGRNRLEVDSGIPAYFFGTAKAS, encoded by the coding sequence ATGGGAGTACATTTTACGCCCGAGGAGAGGAGCACTCTCTATCGGTTGTGGTCCGACAGCACCGACGACATCATTCTGAAAACGGATTGCAGCGGCAACATCCTCAGCGCATCGCCGGGGCTGGAACGCGTGCCCTTCGCCGGGATCAACGGATTGTTCGGGCGGCATATCCTCGATCTGGTTCACCCTTCGCGGGCGGCGGCGGTGATGGCCGAGCACGAATCGGCGGTCGCCGGGCGACAGGACGGCAACTGGGTAGAATTCCCGGCGCGCACCACCGATCGCCAGGAACGCTGGTTCGAAATCCAGTCGCGCTGCCTGATCGACGATAGCGGCAAGGTCAACGGCGCAGTGAGCCTCATGCGCTCGATCCAGGAACGGCGCGTGTTCGAGGAACGCCTGTTCGTGGCGGCGATGACGGACCACCTCACTGGCCTCACCAACCGCAGCGCTTTCGTCTCGATGCTCGAGCACCTGGTCGAAGCGCGTACCGGCGGCAGCATGGCGATGTTCGACATCGACCACTTCAGGGCGATCAACATGCGCTACGGCCACGCCGTGGGCGACAAGCTGCTGGTGGCGTTTGCCGAACTGGTCCGCACGTTTGCCGGGAACGACGACATCATCTCGCGGATCGGCGGCGAAAGCTTCGGAATCCTGTTTCCGGGAACGTCGATGGATCACGCCGAGACCATCTGTAGTGGGATTGTCTCCGCGCTTGCCGAGTCGAGCGGAGCATCCGGGGTCGATTGCCTGCCGATCACGGTCAGCGCCGGACTCACGATGATCGGGTCGTCGCTCGATGCCACGATCAAGGCAGGGGAACTGGCACTGACCGTGGCCAAGGCCAAGGGGCGCAACCGGCTTGAAGTGGACTCCGGTATTCCGGCCTACTTCTTTGGGACGGCGAAGGCGAGCTAG